In Quercus robur chromosome 11, dhQueRobu3.1, whole genome shotgun sequence, the following proteins share a genomic window:
- the LOC126706066 gene encoding elongation factor G, mitochondrial-like translates to MHSDEMEDIQEAHAGQIVAVFGVDCASGYTFTDGSVKSTMTSMNVPKPMMSLAVQPVSKDSGGQFSKALNHFQREDPTLCKYKFSCRLLDLVLHWEKLDFGQVTYNHDLVQKP, encoded by the exons ATGCATTCTGATGAGATGGAG GATATTCAAGAGGCACATGCTGGGCAAATAGTTGCTGTATTTGGTGTGGATTGTGCATCAG GATATACATTTACTGATGGGTCAGTTAAATCCACAATGACTTCTATGAATGTCCCTAAGCCAATGATGTCTTTAGCCGTTCAACCAGTTTCAAAAGATTCAGGAGGACAA ttttCAAAGGCTTTGAATCATTTTCAGAGAGAGGATCCTACTTTGTGTAAGTATAAGTTTTCTTGTAGATTGTTAGATTTGGTTCTCCATTGGGAAAAACTAGACTTTGGTCAAGTTACTTATAACCATGACTTGGTGCAGAAACCTTAG